TTATGTATTCCCTGTCACGAAAATGGATTTTCTTCTGGGGTTCCTGCGTGAGGTCGAGATGGAAAACGTTATACCCACTGGGACATTGTAGAGGGTGGTCCCAATTCCCAACTGAATTTCAGAAAGCGAAGGTAATCAAGGGATTTTTGCTCAAGATTAACATCGACAGGAAGACATACAACAAAATACACGGTTGTATTTGTCTATATCCATAAAACTACCCCATTGCCGATAAGACCTCCTTTTTCAAGAAGTTGCAAAGTTTCCGTTgccccaccctgtatattaacgAGTGAAACGCAACTGATGCACTGGAAACGGAGAAAAAGCAATCTGCACGACATTATCTCTGAAAAATTGGAACATTGTGAATAAATGACCGGAAAATCTCACGACACAGATGTGAGGATTAAATTCCTTCATCCTTGAGAAAGAATATCTTTTGAATAATTCATGCTGTTCAAGCATACTTGTTCTTATTTTGATGTGAGTACGAATCATTTTCCTCCCCAGCTAAGTGAATTATGTGGATAATGTTCATTTTCATGGACGATACAACGAGAAAATATAGTGGTTTTCTAACATTGCTGCAAATTCTACAATATAGGTTTAGTGTTCCCAAATTGGTACGTTGCAAACTGAGCTTTCCACGTTCCACATGCTTCTTTAATCTAACAGTATGAAACGGGACTACTAGAATATCGACATTACGTTTATTCACACAAAAATGATTGTTTGCACGAAAAAtatagaataaaaattttacTGTGGAAAGCTtcaaatatacgaggatatatggaaaaattcttagcctaatataaattcaaacaaaatttcaatgtcaaaatattttattactcaacatatattctcctcctaattggatacatttattacaacgaacctgcaacgtctctaaacctttcaaaaaaaaaagtttcttcttgctctgcaaaccagacctccacagcttttattacctcctcgttggaagaaaatttacgaccttttaaactttttttcagatgaggaaagagatggtagagtggtcagtaatgtcgaatataatctccggttattgttctacccttatcaaaaaaatcaatcatgataactccatgacaatcccaaaaaactgaagcaagaacttttccagcagatttttggacacgaaactccttaggtcttggaaaaccagagtgccgccattccatcgattgttgctttgtttctggatcgtagaaatgtacccaagtctcatccatagtaacaattgggtttaaaaagtctacatcgttttcaaatcgagcacagatcgaacgcgatgcttctacccttgcaagcttttggtcagcattcgaacatttggggatccgttttgcagcaatttttctcatgtccaaattgacgtgaactatatgatgaacgcgttcgtatgaaatatacagtgcttcagatatccgttttagcccaattcgacggtctgataaaatcatctcatgaactgcatcgatattttcggggactgacacagaaactggccttcccgatcggtcatcatcttcaatggaaaatttacctcttttgaagcttgcagtccaatttttcacggtcgcatacgaaggacattaatcatcaagggtattaagcatatcttcttaaatctgcttaactcttaacccttttaaatacagatacttgatgatggctcgatactccaatttttcgattttcacaatttcggtggacatcttctttcttttaatttattgcgtaactctggtttactattttgacctcaaacttcacactgaaacttctaatgacttattgttcgttgctatggtaacccaatattttttttatgcatggaactggtctagccTAACTAGAtctcaatacatcctcgtactcttgaaaaaaattacgacGAAGAAATGCCATTGAGTAAATACAGGATCTTTATAAATAATTGTAACATCGCAATGGGGGTCGAAATATCCTAATTTTGactatttcaatgatttttatgCTTTTGGCAACAACATGTCCACGAGGAATTAAGAATGACTGTGACTATGTTGTTTGAGACCCTTCAGTGAGCAGGGGCAAACAATTATTTAAGGCCTACTGTCATTTtacaataattttcatttataaaGACCCGGTATGTCAGAAAATATTCGAGTACTGGTGCATTCGCCACTTTGTTGCATGTACCTACATGTACAACCAACTATACTATAGTGCAAAACATGGAAAGAGGTGAAGAGTTTTTTATACCTTTTATCTTTTCCAACATTCAGAAGAGGAAAACCTTCCTCAAATGGACGGTAAAAACACAATGTCTCCCCCAAAAATAATATTCCCAGCTTTCGATAAAACCCAATAGCAAGGGGTTAACTTTTATCCAACGAACCGCTGGCAACCAATCCAATTTTCAAGCCGAATcaaatgatgaatttttcaccTTCGGCGAATTCGATTAATGAAACTAATTCATCACCAAATCGAGACTTTTCAACGCAATTATACAAAGTGAAAAGACAGTTTTATTAGATAATCACCGAATGAATGTGTGGATGTATCGTTGAGCTAACGGTGAAAAAACTACAGGTCAGAATGTCGTATGAATTTGCGATATTAAATTACAGGATGTCaatttcaggtattttaatACCTACGTGGAATTGTGCGTCACTCttcactcactctgtataaggTAAATTCGACTTTTGTAAATTGCCAGTACatagaattgaattgaattatggaGGCTTTCCTCTTTTCTATGGagtttattttaaattctgaatGCGTTCACaccatagattaatctatggtTCACACCATTCAAAATCTGCCTAAGACAAGGGAAAAATGCCACGTTTCAGAAATAATAATTGTTTTGATGACATCGAATCAATCATCCCAGAACACTCATAAGTGAGCGGAAAAGATGATGGTTGCAATGATTGCGTGTCCAACTGTcgaaaattaattaaaataatcGATTAGGAACCTCGTTGAGGTGTGGGTGTGTTCCAGAAACGGGAACACAAATGGCTGATTCCCTATGGATTACTCTTTCATTAAAAGTTCTCACAGAGAGTTTTgtgtaatttgaaatttttctaagTATAGGTCGAATGTTGTGGACTCATAAGATGTTTTTTATAGGATAGAATAAGAATTTACTGCACCCAATACTGTAAATTTGTAATTAGTTCGTTGAAAGATGTAAtacattcattgaagaatattgtGTTGTTCTTTAAAAGTAGGTTTCAAGGAATCCAAGAGACTCTTTGGTGAACATGTTCTCTGAGTACCTATAAAAAGGAATTCAGCTGCTTAAATTTGGTAGTATGAATTCCAAAACCAATCTCCAATACAGAGCTTTTGTGTAGTTTCCTTCAGAACTAGATAAGATGAAAAAATCTTACTTTATAATGAAACAGAGATGAGGATTTTTTACAAGACATTACATTACATTAACTTTTTACAGATGACTGAGTgaagtgaaaagaaacattcaTTTTTCAGGAATTATATTACCTGAATTCTTTCAGTTAATTTAAGCTGAAGATTATGCGTTAAGAATGAGGTGACTGAATAGAAAAACTGCCATTAAAATTCAGTTTTAATTACCAACAGCGGATGGAAAAGAACGCTTCTagtttatttttcttcacatttttttttccatccaCGACTGTTCGATAACTCAATTGTCGCTAGGAGAAGTTCATCAATTGATTCATTCAATTGAATAGCAGAAAGCCAACGTTATAATCCTCTTCATTCGTGAAATTTTCCTCCAATAACCAATTTTCCATCGGTAGAATGGAAATCTATGAAAATATGAGCCGAATCCAGGGTTAGTATACTCGTGAAAAGATTAGCTTAAATTTTCacaatacataattgaaattcAAGTACTTTTCAATGATTTCAGAGCGTAAAAAAAAAGGCAAGGACTACCTACAGCCATTCGTTCAAATAACATACGATTTGATGATACTCAAATACACGAAACCTGTTCTGTCCATTTGTTACTCGACCTATTTTTTCTCCATTGTTTTGGGAGTCCATGGTTTTGTGACAACAGGGGACACACATTTTATTGCACAATACGGATCCACCTTAGGTCTTCAACTATTTGTGAGTACTGCCATTCCAGATGGTTTCAAGTATATTTTATGATGGCATATGAATTTCAGATGTTTATAAATTTGGGTGCCATCCTGCTCAACCTGGACCAGTTCAAGGAATTCTTCGTGTGGTATAGAAGAGTTAGGCCTCCTTATGAAATCATGGATAAGGAGCTAATTCGAAAAGTTGAAGTATACTCAAAGTTGGCCATTGCCATAGTTATGCTGATCTATTTTTTGACCGTTATCTCTTATATAACGCTGACCTTAGGATACGGGTATTTCAATAGAGTCTCCTATATACGAGTATGGATCTTGGCCAACATGCCAGAACAATTCTTGATGTTGGTCATCCTTCTGCATGGTATCGATGCCATAGCAGCATTTGTGATGGTCTCTAGCCCAACAGCCGTGATATATTTTGGTATATCCGGCGTGTTTCAGATCATGCTGATCAATCAGTTCGTTAAGAAGATCTGTTATACTAAAATTCCAGCTGGAGAGAGATATAATTCTGAACTTTACCAGAAATTGGTCGAGCAGCGAATGAAGATTTGCGTGATTTTGCATGATCAAGCTATAAGGTATATAATGATTGTAAAGAGTCTATTGTTTGCCTATCAGCCAATTCATTATATAGGCTGAGTCAACAGTGCTCGATAACTCTTAGAAATTTTGCactaggagaatgattcaaactgAAGAAGACTTGAAAACTCTTGGAGaattcgataaaaaaaaaatcaaacatttATCTCGAACGGTTTTCAAGGTATGCTTTCTCTTTAAAACCATCATAACCATGAAATTTGTCGGAGAAAGTCAGGAATTACATGTAGATTCCTGATTCAGGAAATGATATGTTATTCTGATTTGAAATAGAAGGGAGATATCGTGGTTTTCACCACTTTGGGACCACCCTGTAGAGTCAAAAATAATTTAAGCTTGTGCACTGAGTTGAATCGACTCCGACAGAGCTTGAATCCTTCTACTAGCCCAAAATTTTTCAGGGTTATCGACGTATTTTTCCTTATCGAAATCCTATATTGGATCAACTTTCATGAGACAAAAAAACAAAGTAATGTTTTGGGTTTTCAGTACGTCCATAGCAGCAGGCGATTTGATTTATGCCCaaatgattttgttttttttggcGTCTATAATAATGGGAGCATCTTTGATGTTGGGAATCATCTCGGTaagattaaattttttgagaaaatgtaAGTTGTAACCGAGGTTGTAACTCAGGAGATCTATGTTATATCTTCTAACATGTCCAATATTTATACGGAAAGTGCTGTAGATAGACACTTTTTATATATTCAAAACGTTTATCCCATCTGAGTCCTATCGGACATGTGTTCAATATTACTGGAAGAAAGATGGCAAACTTCCTCATCCTCCTTAGAATCTCTTCAACACGATTTGCAAAACGTGGGAAGACATAAAACACTACGCATTTAACCATATCGTTTCCATCCATCCATTGAATCTTCCAGGGAATATACTGGGTGAAtctttgacccgtacaaattttttcctttaccaattcttccgaatcggctcggtttaaaagatacaggctgtttaaaAACTATGCACACACTGATATTCAATCTCAAATCATTTTTAGGCATATTCAGAGAAAGAATACATTGCATTTTTCGGACTGAATATGTATGGTTTGTGTAGCACGCTCTGTGGTATTGTATACACCTCAATCGGACAAATTATAAAAAATGAGGTATGTACTAGATTCACGATATTTCAAGTGATGACTGGTAATTTTGATTGGAAACTGATGAACGaatcaaaacatttttctttGGTATTTTCAGTCAGAACGCATATGGTATTACCTCGTACAACTTCCATGGTATTACATGAACAAAAAGAATCGGAAGATATATTCAGTTCTGCTGAGGAAATCAGAAAAGCCTATAGCTTTGAGTGGAGATCTTATAGAAGTAAATTTCTTACTTTTTGTGAAGGTAGGTTTGATTTTTCATATTCgaatttttagatttcatccCACTCATCAATGGAAATTATAAACATCGTTCTCAAAAAAGAGGAGTAGAACTATACTGATTTTGAGGGTAAAAGAATCAGACTTTtaggttgttttttttttcagatttttagggCACTGTATTCAGCAGCAGCTGTTGTACTTCGGATGTCTCCAACATCAAATTGATCCATGATTTTTGAGTATCATCACTTAAAATTAATCTGTTTATAAACAATAAATCTCCACAGTGCATTTACTGCATTCATTTATTACAAGCACTGATAcaataaattataaaaattgatGGTCTATCTTTTGTCCTTGGAATGAATAAATACAGAAGAGTCCTCCTGTTAATTCAGGGGAATCtggaaaacattcaaaacagattttcctgaaagatgCACAAAGGGGGATAAATTACTCCAGTTGATCGTAATACAAGATATCAGTGTTCTATTTGACGTTATCTGAGAAACTCATACTTCCTCATTTTTGTTGTGGGCATGTTTTTTTACAGCTGGCATGAGGAGATTTTAAGAATTTGGACAGGTAGGTATCTATACCACTTCTCTGTCTTCCACAGAAGGCAGATTTTTATgttttgaatcaaatatttgaTTGAAATACATTGAAGAAATGTGGATAAAGGAAAGCTCTCAACTGCTATAAAATAAATAGAATGAATTCGATGCTGAAAACTTTATTGAAGTGTGAAATTTAATTGTACATCATATATTGTTAAACTAAGACTCCATGAACAAATTTTTGTAATGAACTGTTCTTTTTCttcctgtttttattccaacCTAGGTTGAAATCGAGTGATGATGGCAGCGACAGAATAAAGAGatttaaaaatctgaaaaaaagtatttgaaaTTTTAGATCTGCGAAGAAAAtagaatgaaattgaaaactcaCCCTAACTACGAGCAGAAAATTCACTTCCAGTATGTTAGTTTGACAGGATATCggcttttcagctttcctcagCAACACAGAAAACATTTGGCGAttgttcttattcatataataCCAAGGTAGTTGCGTCAGAAGATAATAACTGTGTTCTGACTAAAAAAACATGGAAATAATCTACAGGGTCCAAAAAATTTGAAACCGAATTCAGTGATTTTGACTCTGAGATAGAATTTCACATCTCTCACCTCATTTTTCAATAGCTGAGAAAAATAGATATACAACCATACACAAATGAGGTAGTTAACAGTGCCAGAAAATATTCCTATTAGAAAAACGTTCATTTCTTCGAAATCAAGCTGTAAATGAAGAtcattgaaattcccaatctcAAGATATGTCCATATTTTGCTGGCAATTAGGAATTAAATGATTGCTTACCGCTAAGATGAACAAAAGCATGGAACTACCTAGTATCAAAGATCCAAGAGCCACCAGAAGTACCGGTATGTATATCATTTCTGTGCCTAGGAGGGAAACACTGCAATAAATCATCAGTTTAAATTGAAGAATTCTTCCTGTTGGTTGATAATGTAGTTTTTTGTGAGTCCAATCACATCttgaatagaaaaaactacatTCCAAGGGCTAAGGGCTTTGAAGCATGCAAACTAGATAGTGATTAGATGAATTTGATCTTAGTAACCAAATAGGAAGTTCGATTATTTTGCcattacattttttcatttcaaacttgCTTGATTCCcttccaaagtttcaaaacTAGTCAAAGGTTCTgctgaaaatgaaagaattGAACTCACTTGATCAGTTTCTCGTGCATCAttatgcaaattttcaatttctggcTCACTATCCTCTGAAACAGCTCCGAATTGTACAGTTCTTCTTCCAGAAGGCTGGACTCACATATTGTTTTTATCAGTTCGTTTAAATA
Above is a window of Coccinella septempunctata chromosome 5, icCocSept1.1, whole genome shotgun sequence DNA encoding:
- the LOC123314118 gene encoding uncharacterized protein LOC123314118; translation: MTIHQLLSSFDYESLLKYGAFLGVQIFLTENLWILLVTYDEVYKYGKKVEQITFAFELSDSKLLSEVEGMVAVIKFVTCINYLLGICTSLTLLCSQDILKDIIYLRVWICQNFSATTCSIVGYSISLLDIPIICSTVSMPFLLVYFEIVDIVHVKYLNELIKTICESSLLEEELYNSELFQRIVSQKLKICIMMHEKLINVSLLGTEMIYIPVLLVALGSLILGSSMLLFILALDFEEMNVFLIGIFSGTVNYLICVWLYIYFSQLLKNESEHSYYLLTQLPWYYMNKNNRQMFSVLLRKAEKPISCQTNILEVNFLLVVRIFKSLYSVAAIITRFQPRLE